A genomic window from Sebastes fasciatus isolate fSebFas1 chromosome 7, fSebFas1.pri, whole genome shotgun sequence includes:
- the LOC141770980 gene encoding trace amine-associated receptor 1-like: MEPVLCYESRNGSCQRTIYPLPVRITLYIILGVIVILTVCGNFLVAVSIAFFKQLRTPTNYLIASLAVSDLLLGLLVMFPAMVQNVETCWYFGDVLCEVFMSSDVMLCTASILNLSFISLDRHYAVCQPLLYSRKISVNVVLIMILVIWSISALIGFGMIFLKLNIWGIEEFYYEHIACEGGCVLFQSRLSSTVSSVFSFYIPGIIMLGVYLKIFLVAQKQLHSIQNTSSMSSAKISNKSQTKATKTLAIIMGAFLSFWTPFFICNTIDPFISYSTPPVLFVTLLWVGYLNSTVNPLIYAFFYSWFRKAFRLFTSGKIFKADISETTLFTE, translated from the coding sequence ATGGAGCCAGTACTCTGCTATGAGTCCAGAAACGGTTCATGTCAGAGGACCATCTATCCCTTGCCCGTACGCATCACCCTCTACATTATTCTAGGGGTCATAGTCATCCTAACAGTGTGTGGAAACTTTTTGGTCGCTGTCTCAATTGccttttttaaacagctccgtACTCCAACCAATTACTTGATCGCCTCTCTGGCTGTGTCCGACCTTCTTTTAGGGCTGTTAGTCATGTTCCCCGCTATGGTTCAAAATGTAGAGACTTGTTGGTATTTCGGTGATGTCCTATGTGAAGTCTTTATGAGTTCTGATGTCATGTTGTGTACAGCATCAATTCTAAATCTGTCATTCATATCACTTGACCGACACTATGCTGTTTGCCAACCTCTACTATACAGCAGAAAAATATCTGTTAATGTCGTGCTGATCATGATTCTGGTCATTTGGAGTATTTCAGCTCTCATAGGCTTTGGGATGATTTTtctcaaattaaatatttggGGGATTGAGGAGTTCTACTATGAGCACATTGCATGTGAAGGAggatgtgttttgtttcagaGCAGACTTTCAAGTACAGTCTCATCAGTGTTTTCCTTTTACATTCCAGGAATAATAATGCTTGGTGTTTACCTTAAGATTTTCCTAGTGGCACAGAAACAGTTGCACAGCATACAGAACACAAGCAGTATGAGCTCagcaaaaatatcaaataagaGCCAGACAAAAGCCACTAAAACACTTGCTATCATAATGGGcgcatttctgtctttttggaCTCCTTTTTTTATCTGCAACACCATCGATCCCTTTATCAGTTACTCAACGCCACCAGTGTTGTTCGTAACACTTTTATGGGTGGGCTACTTGAATTCTACTGTGAACCCTTTAATATATGCATTCTTTTATAGTTGGTTCAGAAAAGCATTTCGGTTATTCACTTCAGGTAAAATCTTTAAAGCTGATATCTCAGAAACAACACTTTTCACAGAATAA